The DNA segment ATCTATAAAGGTGGGTAAAACTTCACCAATTAGACTAACGCAATATGCAGAAAAAGAGTCTGGTGTACAGGGTACTAAAAAATAATCTGAGCAGTATAAAGCTGAACGGACAAGTGTATTGAATGATGGAGGTAAATCAATTAATACATAGTCATAATAACAATTACGTCTTTTTAGCTCTTCTACTAACAAAAATGGAATAAGAAATCGATATAAACTAGTACCTTGTACTACATCTGTACCCACAGTAAGGATATCAGCAAAACTATTAAGCCAAAAATCTCCGGGAACTACATCTATCATGCTCTGATTAAAAATGGTTTTCTCCTGATCATTAAGTACAGACATTTGATATTTTGGATGAGTAAGAAAAACATCAGCATTCTGTGTAGGTTGGAGAGATGGTTGAGCAAAAGCTCTTATTGTCTTTCCGTATTGATGTGTTTCTGTTCTATTTAAATATGCAGAAAATTCCTCATAACCAATAGTTGCAATTGAAAGATTGCACTGTGGGTCAAAATCAATCAATAGAATCTTTTTTCCTTGGGCGGCAAGTGATGCACTCAAATTGAAAATAGTGGTTGTTTTACCTACACCACCTTTGTTATTGAATAAAGAAATAATTTTTGTCATAATTTTATGATTTTTGTAGGGGTAGATTTACAAAAGTTGGCACTAGGAGTAATCAAGCTCACTTCTTCTATCGTCACAATGTCTATTGTGGCATAGTTTTCCAGTATCGGATTTGTCTTTAAACCTACCTCTCATTCCCCTAGAACGGAACGCACCCACTGCCGAAAAGCTCGCCGCGCTGCACTAGCACCCTCTA comes from the Nodularia sp. NIES-3585 genome and includes:
- a CDS encoding ParA family protein; this encodes MTKIISLFNNKGGVGKTTTIFNLSASLAAQGKKILLIDFDPQCNLSIATIGYEEFSAYLNRTETHQYGKTIRAFAQPSLQPTQNADVFLTHPKYQMSVLNDQEKTIFNQSMIDVVPGDFWLNSFADILTVGTDVVQGTSLYRFLIPFLLVEELKRRNCYYDYVLIDLPPSFNTLVRSALYCSDYFLVPCTPDSFSAYCVSLIGEVLPTFIDDWNQGKRRYEISNKYDKIIPLKGKPKFGGWIFNGFDTKKYTSTGERKEIGADKAHLDRITETIKKDLIPKLESISAYQCLPTFLSNEPIVKIEDLNVMASEIQKLNVPLKYLSSQRPTIFSSWSPYQKELMQRMEEEYDRLALHIIENFVDHE